The following are from one region of the Silene latifolia isolate original U9 population chromosome 9, ASM4854445v1, whole genome shotgun sequence genome:
- the LOC141601258 gene encoding uncharacterized protein LOC141601258, whose amino-acid sequence MDRDWMFVDRLDPRYRKGVEHFVRLVINNAENVEEIYCPCVKCGNNVYLDSEELKSHLLCNGIDKSYTRWIWHGEDVLPTLSSNLEDDSDIEGDDFDENFDRVDDLINDLKKSTEDPTQVEMFDRLAGDAIKPLYPGSSLTRLSATLILYSLKAKNGWSDKSFTSLLQLLSEILPDGNELPKRTYDAKKISCPMGVDYVKIHTCPNDCILYRKDYKDLNECPKCGASRYKLPKKNSKKNIGVPAKVLWYLPIIPRFKRIFANVKDAKNLIWHAEGRISDDKIHHPADSTQWKTIDHLFPEFGSEARNLRLGLCTDGMNPFGSLSSQWSTWPVLLTIYNLPPWLCMKRKYLMLSLLISGPKQPGNDIDIYLEPLIDDLKLLWDEGVEVYDAYHGAKACPICEEDTISDRLVHGGKNVYLCTRRLLRRSHPYRKKIKPFNGKQELRNPPKILSGREVYEKVKNIENNFGKPYKKPSNGTLYKKKSIFWDLPYWKHLSVRHCIDVMHVEKNVCDSLIGTLLNIPGKSKDGVKAREDMVAQKIRPELAPQIRGLKSHDCHTLMQQLLPVALRGVLLNHVRGPITRLCYFFNAIFSKVVDSDTLNTLQRDVVITMCELEMFFPPSFFDIMQHLVVHLVREIKICGPVFLRNMYPFERYMKPLGGYVRNQNRPEGCMIQRYVAEEALEFVTDYLSDVESIGLPTSRHEGRIEGQGTLGKAVVTINRDTLDQAHFYILQHMVDVHPYLEKHQTLLSAQNPSKGERWLAMEHNRSFLKWFTNEVDIELENDREKVSEEVRWLAHGPSLNVLSYQGYDINGYSFYTKAQDDRSTMQNSGIALMAMSMSVASAKDNTPAYDAQPYFGVINEIWELDYAQFRIPIFRCMWIDRNKGVRVDEMGFTLVDLACEGYKSEPFIMASQAKQIFYIKDPADEKWSIVLHGKKKFVGKEVMDEVDDELPPFSSGLPSSTTTEDVDDFYLRDDHDEGLWE is encoded by the exons ATGGATCGTGACTGGATGTTTGTTGACCGTTTGGACCCTAGATATAGGAAAGGGGTTGAACATTTTGTTAGACTTGTTATTAATAATGCGGAGAATGTTGAAGAAATTTATTGTCCATGTGTTAAATGTGGGAATAATGTGTATCTTGATTCTGAAGAATTGAAAAGTCACCTCTTATGTAATGGTattgacaaaagttatacaaggtGGATTTGGCATGGGGAGGATGTGTTGCCTACCTTGAGTAGTAATTTAGAGGATGATAGCGACATTGAGGGAGATGATTTTGATGAAaatttcgatcgagtagacgacCTGATTAATGATTTGAAGAAATCCACTGAAGACCCCACACAAGTAGAGATGTTTGATAGGCTAGCTGGTGATGCAATTAAACCCCTATACCCAGGTTCAAGTTTGACACGCCTATCTGCAACTTTAATATTGTATAGTTTAAAGGCGAAAAATGGATGGAGTGATAAAAGTTTCACAAGTTTGCTTCAGCTGTTGAGTGAGATTTTACCAGATGGTAATGAACTCCCTAAGCGTACCTATGATGCTAAGAAAATTTCGTGTCCAATGGGAGTTGATTATGTAAAGATACATACATGTCCTAATGATTGCATTTTGTATCGAAAAGATTATAAAGATTTAAACGAATGTCCAAAGTGTGGGGCTTCACGTTACAAATTGccgaaaaaaaattccaaaaaaaatatTGGAGTCCCAGCTAAAGTCTTGTGGTATCTTCCCATTATCCCAAGATTTAAACGAATTTTTGCAAATGTAAAAGATGCAAAAAACTTAATTTGGCACGCTGAAGGTAGAATTTCAGATGATAAAATTCATCATCCAGCTGATTCAACACAGTGGAAAACAATAGATCATTTGTTTCCTGAATTTGGATCCGAGGCTAGAAATTTAAGGCTTGGACTTTGTACTGATGGTATGAATCCGTTTGGTAGTCTAAGTAGTCAGTGGAGCACATGGCCGGTTTTGCTAACAATTTATAATCtccctccttggttatgcatgaagcgTAAATATCTTATGTTGTCACTACTGATTTCGGGGCCTaagcaacctggaaatgatatagatatTTACCTAGAACCCTTGATTGATGATTTGAAGTTATTATGGGATGAAGGGGTAGAGGTATATGATGCTTATCATG GGGCTAAAGCATGTCCAATTTGTGAGGAGGATACAATTTCTGACCGTTTAGTTCATGGGGGAAAGAATGTGTACCTTTGTACTCGAAGATTGCTCCGCCGGTCACACCCTTATAGAAAAAAAATTAAGCCTTTTAATGGGAAACAAGAACTTAGAAACCCTCCAAAGATTTTAAGTGGGAGAGAGGTTTATGAAAAAGTGAAAAACATTGAAAATAATTTTGGAAAACCATATAAGAAGCCAAGTAATGGGACCTTATACAAAAAAAAGTCCATATTCTGGGATTTACCATATTGGAAGCATTTGTCCGTGAGACATTGTATTGATGTCATGCACGTGGAGAAAAATGTGTGTGATAGCCTCATTGGCACACTTCTCAACATTCCTGGTAAAAGTAAGGATGGTGTCAAAGCTAGAGAAGATATGGTCGCACAAAAGATACGACCAGAATTAGCACCACAAATTAGAG GCTTGaaatcacatgattgtcacactttaatGCAACAATTACTTCCAGTAGCTCTTCGTGGAGTTCTGCTTAATCATGTTCGAGGACCTATTACTAGACTTTGCTATTTTTTCAATGCAATATTTAGCAAAGTTGTTGACTCAGATACCTTGAATACATTACAACGAGATGTTGTTATAACTATGTGTGAACTTGAGATGTTTTTTCCTCCTTCCTTTTTCGATATAATGCAGCATTTAGTAGTACATTTGGTGAGAGAAATTAAAATTTGTGGACCAGTATTTTTAAGAAATATGTATCCATTTGAGCGATATATGAAACCCTTAGGCGGCTACGTAAGAAACCAAAATAGGCCAGAAGGGTGCATGATTCAGAGGTATGTGGCAGAAGAGGCGCTAGAGTTTGTAACTGACTACCTGTCAGATGTTGAATCTATTGGCCTCCCGACATCTCGACACGAAGGAAGAATAGAGGGACAAGGTACGCTGGGAAAAGCCGTAGTCACTATTAACCGAGATACCCTTGACCAGGCACACTTCTATATTCTCCAACACATGGTCGATGTACATCCGTATTTAGAGAAGCATCAAACCCTTCTAAGTGCACAAAATCCTTCTAAGGGAGAAAGGTGGTTAGCAATGGAGCATAATCGATCATTTCTTAAATGGTTTACTAATGAAGTAGACATTGAGCTGGAAAACGACCGTGAGAAAGTATCCGAGGAAGTAAGGTGGTTAGCCCATGGACCTAGTTTGAACGTGTTATCTTATCAAGGTTATGACATCAATGGGTATTCATTCTACACTAAGGCTCAAGATGATAGAAGTACTATGCAAAATAGTGGAATAGCTTTGATGGCCATGTCAATGAGTGTTGCTAGTGCTAAAGATAATACACCCGCTTATGATGCTCAGCCATATTTTGGGGTCATTAATGAAATTTGGGAGCTGGACTATGCTCAGTTTAGGATACCTATTTTTCGTTGTATGTGGATTGATCGTAATAAGGGTGTTCGAGTAGATGAGATGGGATTCACATTGGTAGATTTAGCATGTGAAGGATACAAATCGGAGCCATTCATTATGGCTAGTCAGGCCAAacaaatattttatattaaagaTCCAGCGGATGAAAAGTGGTCGATTGTTCTTCATGGTAAGAAGAAGTTTGTGGGTAAAGAAGTCATGGATGAAGTGGATGACGAATTGCCTCCTTTTTCTTCTGGATTGCCGTCTTCTACCACTACTGAAGATGTAGATGATTTTTATCTACGAGATGATCATGACGAAGGGTTATGGGAATAA